A genome region from Flavobacterium sp. CFS9 includes the following:
- a CDS encoding LytR/AlgR family response regulator transcription factor: protein MKIRCLLVDDEPLAINLLQNHISKLDYFEIVGTCPNALKAAEVLRTTAVDLMFLDIKMPQITGIDFLKTLKNPPAIIFTTAYREYALESYEHDIVDYLLKPITFDRFFKATDRYLRISGPSNTKIITPPLESFIYIRSGSKFHKINTDSVLFIESVKDYIVVHQKEGVKLTAKYKIGDIEVELQGKDFLRVHRSFIINLKNITAFTAYDVEIGSIEIPIGASYKEYVFKILKGS from the coding sequence ATGAAAATAAGATGTCTATTAGTCGATGATGAGCCTTTGGCCATAAACCTGCTGCAAAATCATATCAGTAAGCTGGATTATTTTGAGATTGTAGGAACCTGTCCGAATGCTTTAAAAGCTGCCGAAGTATTAAGAACTACGGCTGTTGACCTAATGTTTCTGGACATTAAAATGCCACAGATCACCGGAATTGATTTTTTAAAGACACTAAAAAATCCTCCGGCTATTATTTTCACTACAGCTTATCGTGAATATGCTTTGGAAAGCTACGAACATGACATTGTAGACTATTTACTAAAACCCATCACTTTTGATCGCTTTTTTAAAGCCACCGATCGTTATTTACGCATCAGTGGCCCAAGCAATACTAAAATTATAACGCCACCTCTCGAGAGTTTTATCTACATCAGAAGCGGTTCTAAGTTTCACAAAATCAATACGGACAGTGTTTTGTTTATTGAAAGTGTGAAAGACTATATTGTGGTTCATCAGAAGGAAGGTGTAAAACTTACTGCCAAATACAAGATCGGCGATATTGAAGTGGAACTTCAGGGAAAAGACTTTCTTCGGGTACACCGCTCTTTTATCATTAATTTAAAAAACATAACCGCTTTTACAGCTTATGATGTTGAAATTGGTTCCATAGAAATTCCTATCGGGGCAAGCTACAAAGAATATGTTTTTAAAATATTAAAAGGTTCATAG
- a CDS encoding sensor histidine kinase: MSIFEKLINYSSAHRIPTHIVFWFCLYIMFLGKNNFDDPALNIPNEMLGIAFDLYFSMLFAYFISYRILPRLMTAKNHSMVWLEFIVGCYLISAINRTMIIYVLEPIVRTPPFAQEPVFEIFTDVSKLFRSYFIQSFFLSLFFVFVKQLKNQYLVQKKALLLEKQKAETELKVLKAQLNPHFLFNTLNNIYSLSLVNSPITSPSIAVLSEILDCILYRCSGTYVPVSQEIALLNNYISLEKLRYDERLSVIFNTDVDHNDVIAPLILLSLVENAFKHGAGEDTDSPVIVIDLKLKNNHFTFTVKNTIGKSETESETGKIGLNNIIQQLDKIYPENYTFEVTKNDTHFTAHLEIKLQNDSNQA; the protein is encoded by the coding sequence ATGTCAATATTCGAAAAACTTATCAACTATTCGTCAGCGCACAGGATTCCAACACATATTGTGTTTTGGTTCTGCCTGTATATCATGTTCCTAGGCAAAAACAATTTTGATGACCCTGCGTTAAATATTCCAAATGAGATGCTGGGAATTGCATTCGATCTGTATTTTTCTATGCTGTTTGCTTATTTCATTTCCTATCGCATTCTTCCGCGCTTAATGACAGCCAAAAATCATAGTATGGTGTGGCTGGAATTTATAGTGGGCTGCTATCTTATCTCGGCTATTAACCGAACTATGATCATTTATGTACTGGAACCTATTGTACGCACTCCTCCTTTTGCGCAGGAGCCTGTTTTTGAAATCTTTACTGACGTTTCAAAGCTGTTTCGATCGTATTTTATTCAATCCTTTTTTCTTTCTTTATTTTTTGTTTTTGTAAAACAACTTAAAAACCAGTATTTAGTTCAGAAAAAAGCATTGTTACTGGAAAAACAAAAGGCAGAAACGGAACTAAAAGTGCTAAAAGCCCAGTTGAACCCTCATTTTTTATTCAATACGCTCAACAATATTTATTCGCTTTCCCTTGTCAATTCACCCATTACCTCACCATCGATTGCAGTTTTGTCTGAAATATTAGATTGTATCTTATATCGCTGTAGCGGTACTTATGTTCCGGTTTCGCAGGAAATTGCATTGCTTAACAATTATATTTCACTTGAAAAATTACGATATGACGAAAGGCTCAGTGTCATTTTTAATACCGATGTGGATCATAATGATGTTATTGCGCCTTTAATTTTACTTTCATTAGTAGAAAATGCTTTTAAACATGGTGCCGGAGAAGATACAGATTCCCCGGTTATAGTTATTGATTTAAAACTAAAGAACAATCACTTTACCTTTACGGTAAAAAACACCATTGGGAAGAGTGAAACTGAATCTGAAACCGGTAAAATAGGACTGAACAATATCATACAGCAGCTGGACAAAATTTATCCGGAAAATTATACTTTTGAGGTTACCAAAAACGATACTCATTTTACAGCTCATTTAGAAATTAAGCTGCAAAACGATTCCAACCAAGCTTAG